The Sciurus carolinensis chromosome X, mSciCar1.2, whole genome shotgun sequence DNA segment TGGTGGTGCTTGAGGTCAatcagggccttgggcatgctaggcaagcactcaccactaagctacatcttcagcccaaAGAGGGCTGTCTGAAAGACACTCTTAGTCAAGGAGCTTTTAATTCAACTTCAGGTAATATTTCTACTGCAACATTTAACAGTCACAGTCGttattgataccaaaataagCACGTTTATTTTAAAGTAGTCTGTGATTCAGCAGTTTCCCCAATTTATCTTGaatcttcgcattactgatactTCACTATGAATATCGGATCACCACTGTATCCAAATCTAATATCCAGAGATTCTTGAAACACTGCCCCCAAAGACTGGCAGATTTCAAGGAAACATAGTTATTGGGAAACAACATCCCATAAATTGTGGAAGCCTCAATCACACCACGCCAAATTCATCATCAGGACCACAGCCTTAGCCTACAGTTTAATGTATTGCCACCACTAGGAATAATTCCTTTCATCTACATCAAATTCAAGCCACGTTTCAAGGCAAGTAGTTGAAGGTCCCTTTACTATCCCGATCATATTGTATAGACAATAGAGTGACCCactatagtatttttaaaaactataaaatgccaACTCTGAAACAAGGAGAAATCAAGGGTAAGTGGTTATGTAcaagaacatcatgttaagcatACTATGATATGAAATCCCTCAGGCAGGAGCTTGCTGGAGAATGCAATGAGCATTCTGACGCTTGCACCAAACGTATGGAGTCCCCATGTTTGAAAGAGCTAGAAACACAGGCTCATTTACGTGTGCCCAACTGATGATGGAAACCAGGGCAGCCCTAACATTCGAGGAAAGAATTCCAGTCAGTCAGTCTCGAAGTTCCCTCCAAGACAGATCACACCTTCCATGACGTTCCCGGCAGCTTCATTCCTGTGAACTCTGGAGAACGGTGAAACTGTCCCCAAAGCATCCTACACTTTCCCTGGTTGCTGGCGCTTGTGTGCGTATGTTCTTAAAACTGAGCCAGCCCCGCAACAGGCACAGCTCTAGCGGAAGTGTGGGCCGCAGACAGGAAGTACGGCCTGTGAGTCTGGTGCCTGCCAGCATGGAAGTGCGCATGCGTGCTAACGGCCGCTCCTCCATCCTGGCCCCTCGCTTCCACTTCCGGCCCATCCAGCCCCCAACGCGGCACGAAAGTGGCTCAAACAGGTACAGGTCTCTTAAGAAACTCCCAAGAGTTTTCTGTAATGCTCCCTGGGGTGGGTTTCTTGGTGTCCCTGTTGAAGGAAGGTTGTTGGCTTCAGGGTGGACTGTAGAGTTAACAGGACCAAAAGTGATGCTGCGGACATGGTTTCCAACTCACTCCACCAACGCCTGTacgtttttctcttcttttagggcctccattttactttaaaatgcgGCGATCTTTAGAACAAGCTTTGGATCGTGCCGAGGATGTCATTGAAAATGCCCAACAGAGACCCCCTAAGAGAAAATACTCATCCAGCGGGGAAAAATCTCTACATCAGAAACTTTATGACATCTTCGTAGAAGAATGTCAAAAGGAGCCCGAGGGGACGGAGGAACTCAGGAGCAATGTCAACTTGCTGGAGAAGCTGGTGGAGAGAGAGTCGTTGCCATGCTTAGTGGTCAACCTGTACCCAGAAAACAAGGGCTATTCTCTGATGCTGGAGGACAAAACTGGGTTCTTTTCAGAGACCATCCAGCTGCCTTATGGGGAAAGGGAACTGCTTGAGTACTTGGATGCAGAAGAATTACCACCTATTCTGCTGGATGTCCTAGAGAAATCTGagctgaacatttttcattgtgGGTGTGTCATAGCAGAAATCCGTGACTACAGACAGTGCAGTGATATGGAGCGGTCCACTTACCAAAGCCGACATATTCTCTTGCATCCCACCATGCAGACTTTAGCGTGTGGTATAGAGTCCATGACAAGTGATGACCTTCAATGGACTCAGGAGGACAAACTTGCCCTTGAGAGCGAACTGCTCTTAGCTACAGCTGAGCCACTGTGTCTTGATCCCTCTGTGACAGTCACCTGCACTGCCAACAGGCTACTGTATAACAAGCAGGAGATGAATACTAACCCAATGAACCAGTGCTTCAAGAAGCATTCATTGTCCTCTCTGAATCTGCAGCAGGAGCTATCCCAACATCAGTCTCCACCTGAGCTAAGACTATTGACTACttgcaaaaaaaagagagagagagaagcaggtctGCAGCATGACCTAAGGATGCCTGCAGCCGGATATTGTGTGGACACGTGGAGAGAGAGATGCTGTGACTTGGCCATACCTTCCCAAGTGGATGTGGAGAAATATGCAAAAGCAAAGGAGCCTGTTGGGCTTGATGACCCACAAGCAACAATCTGGCCAACACCCGGGCTAGATGATTCTGGATTTGAAAGTGAAGGTGGCAGTCAGTTGTGGGAAACGAAACTGAGCTTCATGCAGTCACTCAATGATCCATTTTTCTCTGGCAAAACAGGACCATGCAAAGAAGCCAGATGTGAGATCCAGATGTATCCTCCCCTCGTCTCCCCAGATGTCCATGCGGATGGCTTCATGGCTCGGTCAAAGACTGATGGAGGGGCAGTGAATGTGCGCCAGGAGTTGGTCCAGAGCAAAGTCAAGTGTGCAGGCAAAGTGCCACATGGCTCCAGTGGCTCAGCCCGTCCCAGTCAACCCTCTCCAGGGAAGAAGTCAAAGCAGCCTACCGCCAGATGGGTGCGACCCTCCGTACCAGGGAAGGCGATGAAACCTCGAGCTCTGCCTGTGACACTTCCCCCCAGCACAGGACAGACCTTGTCAGGTAACAGTCCTCCTGCACAGCAGGCAAGCAGCCTGCACAAATTCCCACCTCGTGCCCCAGCTCCTAAGCCAGGTGGCCTTTCTCAGAAGTCCCCTATGGGTGTCAGCAGAGGAAATATAGTGCTTTCTCCGGCCACCTGGCCCCCTGTCAGGACCTCAGAAGGAATCCTGTCCACCCAGGGTCCTGTGGGCCCCACTGGCCTAAAGGTCATCAATGTGGTGGGCCCAGTGCAGGGAGCCCAGGTTTTGATGAATGGTTCCAGCTCCATGCTGGGCCATTCCACCAGCACCTGTGTTCCTGCGAGCATGTATCCCAATGGCCTTCTGCTCCCCAGAGGTCAATTGCCCAATGCACAGCCATGTCCAACACAGCCATCTGCTCAGGCAGGTGTGCAGctgattttaaataatactttggGTCCTTTAACTGTCCTCCAGCTTCCACCTGGTTCCCTCATTTTGAGTCCCCTGCAGCAGCATCCCCAGCCACtgcagccacagccccagcccctgccccagcccccacctcagCTTTACCAGCTGATTCCACAGCAACAGCTTCAGCAACCTACAACTGCTCTTCCTCCACAGGCAGGGCCACAGGCTTCTGTGCAAGGTTCAAGTGGTCAACAGTGGGCCTTGATGGCCCAGCAAGCTGTTGTCATTAACCTCGCTCAAGGCAGCAGTGTTCTGCAGCCCCAGTCAGCTATGTTGTGTCAGCTTGGCTCTGGTCAGCAAACACCTGGGCAGTGCCTTCCTCCACAGAGATTCCAGCTCCCTGCTGCCCCACAAgggcagctccagccccagccactGCCACAGTGTCTACAGCTGAGACTGGTGCAGTACCCCATGTCTGTGCCCACAGCACCCACCCTGACAGTTCAATCACATGGGGTTGGTCACACAGCAGGCCAggcaaaagataaaatgaagagTAGCACCCCAAAATTCTGAGTCTTGCcttagttttcttctctttttataaacaaaccaGCATTGAGCCAAATCAATTCCAAGCTTTTACTTCATCTTTGGTATTTTTAATGTGTCAGTATTTTGCATTTTGGAGTATAAGCTTTACAGCAAAGCACAATCCCTTAATTTTTGCatagaaacaaggaaagaatttaagaaaCTGGGATTGTCTCATTTAAGTTACTTTTAATtgtaacaacaataataattttcCTTCTAGTTTTAATGTTTGCGCAAGCCCAATCTAGGTGCTGTTTAAATTATTGAAGCTTATAATTTCTCTAAACAAGAAAGTTATAGTAAGAATCCACCTCAAGTTAACATTTTAGCAAAAtctggttttacattttttattgtgaaaaaataGAACTGAGCTTACTATCTTGACAGTTTTTAAGAGCACACTTCTGTGGTATTAAGAACATTCACGTGGTTGTGCAACAGAACCCTAGAACTTCTTCATCTTGCAGAAGTTAAACTCTGCACCATTTGACACCAGCTTCTCATTTcctcaccccagcccctggctgccACCCTTGTGCTCTGTCTCAGAGAAGTTGAGGACTGAGAGGACCTCATGTAAGAGAGATCAGACTGTGTTCATCATTTTGAGACTGGCCTAATTCACTATCATAATGTCCTCTAGTCTGTCCATGTTGTCGCATGTGACAGGAAGctcactgcttttaaaaaataatttccctgTACATAATATATACAGAGGTAACATAGGAGAAACCTCTTTCAGAGAATGTagttggcatttatttattttgttaaaaaggttTTGCGCAATGTATGAGATGTAATTGCTACAAATCCAGGttgaagaaataaagtcaaaagAAATTACAACAAACCAGTTATCACACTGAGATTGAGTCCACCAGAGGCCTACAAGCCAGCTGACTGGACTTGGTGACAGATTTGCTTGTGTGACAGCCCCCAGTCTTTCCAAAGGCTCTCCCTGCACTCAGTGCCCCTGGTCTTGCAATGCCCAGCTCCCCTCCTGCAGGC contains these protein-coding regions:
- the LOC124972279 gene encoding transcription factor SPT20 homolog — its product is MRRSLEQALDRAEDVIENAQQRPPKRKYSSSGEKSLHQKLYDIFVEECQKEPEGTEELRSNVNLLEKLVERESLPCLVVNLYPENKGYSLMLEDKTGFFSETIQLPYGERELLEYLDAEELPPILLDVLEKSELNIFHCGCVIAEIRDYRQCSDMERSTYQSRHILLHPTMQTLACGIESMTSDDLQWTQEDKLALESELLLATAEPLCLDPSVTVTCTANRLLYNKQEMNTNPMNQCFKKHSLSSLNLQQELSQHQSPPELRLLTTCKKKREREAGLQHDLRMPAAGYCVDTWRERCCDLAIPSQVDVEKYAKAKEPVGLDDPQATIWPTPGLDDSGFESEGGSQLWETKLSFMQSLNDPFFSGKTGPCKEARCEIQMYPPLVSPDVHADGFMARSKTDGGAVNVRQELVQSKVKCAGKVPHGSSGSARPSQPSPGKKSKQPTARWVRPSVPGKAMKPRALPVTLPPSTGQTLSGNSPPAQQASSLHKFPPRAPAPKPGGLSQKSPMGVSRGNIVLSPATWPPVRTSEGILSTQGPVGPTGLKVINVVGPVQGAQVLMNGSSSMLGHSTSTCVPASMYPNGLLLPRGQLPNAQPCPTQPSAQAGVQLILNNTLGPLTVLQLPPGSLILSPLQQHPQPLQPQPQPLPQPPPQLYQLIPQQQLQQPTTALPPQAGPQASVQGSSGQQWALMAQQAVVINLAQGSSVLQPQSAMLCQLGSGQQTPGQCLPPQRFQLPAAPQGQLQPQPLPQCLQLRLVQYPMSVPTAPTLTVQSHGVGHTAGQAKDKMKSSTPKF